In a genomic window of Micromonospora cremea:
- a CDS encoding sensor histidine kinase codes for MDLSTGQPRPASRHWRFTGWLLAAVWLFFLNVPLSTALHQPQPWRQVLGVAALLVFGVGYVLLFQWARQLRQSLLPIPARRARVGLLLLLAVGLASIPGTGGDWLATLVYVAAAAVFLLPSREALLAVVLCALAPVLASRLVPGWEAENTIVFAVLLASFAMFGVSRLAQRNSELQAAQQEIRRLAVAEERVRTARDLHDILGHSLTVVAIKAELAGRLLEVDRDRAAAEIAEVEGLARAALADVRQTVGAYREVTLAGELAGARTALAAAGIAAELPGEVPALPNEWDRLFGWAVREGVTNVVRHSGARCCTIRVHPDRVEVSDDGRGLSTADVSGHGLVGLRERARGLDAVVSVGRRSDGTGFMLRVHAPAEAR; via the coding sequence ATGGATCTCTCGACGGGGCAGCCCCGGCCGGCGAGCCGCCACTGGCGGTTCACCGGCTGGCTGCTCGCCGCAGTGTGGCTGTTCTTCCTCAACGTGCCGCTCTCCACCGCGCTGCACCAGCCCCAGCCCTGGCGGCAGGTCCTCGGCGTGGCCGCGCTGCTCGTCTTCGGCGTCGGCTACGTGCTGCTGTTCCAGTGGGCCCGCCAGCTGCGCCAGTCGCTCCTGCCGATCCCGGCGCGTCGGGCGCGGGTGGGGCTGCTGCTGCTGCTCGCGGTGGGCCTGGCCAGCATCCCGGGCACCGGCGGCGACTGGCTGGCCACCCTGGTCTACGTGGCCGCCGCGGCGGTGTTCCTGCTGCCGTCCCGGGAGGCGTTGCTGGCCGTGGTGCTCTGCGCGCTGGCCCCGGTGCTGGCGTCCAGGCTGGTGCCGGGGTGGGAGGCGGAGAACACCATCGTCTTCGCGGTGCTGCTCGCCTCGTTCGCCATGTTCGGGGTGTCCCGGCTGGCCCAGCGCAACAGTGAGCTCCAGGCTGCCCAGCAGGAGATCCGCCGGCTCGCGGTCGCCGAGGAGCGGGTCCGCACCGCCCGCGACCTGCACGACATCCTCGGGCACTCGCTGACGGTGGTGGCGATCAAAGCGGAGTTGGCCGGCCGGCTGCTCGAGGTGGACCGGGACCGGGCCGCCGCCGAGATCGCCGAGGTGGAGGGGCTGGCCCGGGCGGCGCTGGCGGATGTGCGGCAGACGGTCGGGGCGTACCGCGAGGTGACCCTCGCCGGGGAGCTGGCCGGCGCCCGTACCGCGCTGGCCGCGGCGGGCATCGCGGCGGAGCTGCCGGGCGAGGTGCCGGCGCTGCCGAACGAGTGGGACCGGTTGTTCGGTTGGGCGGTTCGGGAAGGGGTGACCAACGTGGTCCGGCACAGCGGGGCGCGGTGCTGCACGATCCGGGTGCACCCGGATCGTGTCGAGGTGAGCGACGACGGCCGGGGTCTGTCCACTGCCGACGTCAGCGGGCACGGCCTGGTCGGCCTGCGGGAGCGGGCGCGAGGGCTGGACGCTGTGGTGTCCGTGGGTCGCCGTTCGGACGGAACCGGCTTTATGCTGCGGGTGCACGCGCCGGCGGAGGCCCGGTGA
- a CDS encoding response regulator gives MSGPTGGAPGPGAPIRLLLADDQALVRGALAALLSLEPDLTVVAEVGRGDEVVPEARRTAPDVALLDVEMPGLDGIAAAAALRAALPACRVLVVTTFGRPGYLRRAMEAGANGFVVKDTPARQLAEAVRRVHAGLRVVDPTLAAETLATGASPLTERETGVLRAARGGGTVADVARELHLSEGTVRNHFSAAIGKTGARNRAEAVSIAEQNGWLLGE, from the coding sequence GTGAGCGGCCCCACCGGTGGCGCGCCCGGGCCGGGTGCGCCGATCCGGCTGCTGCTCGCCGACGATCAGGCGTTGGTACGGGGCGCGCTGGCCGCGCTGCTCTCGCTGGAGCCGGATCTGACTGTGGTGGCCGAGGTCGGCCGGGGCGACGAGGTGGTGCCGGAGGCCCGCCGCACCGCCCCCGACGTGGCCCTGTTGGACGTGGAGATGCCCGGTCTGGACGGGATCGCCGCCGCTGCCGCGCTGCGGGCCGCGCTACCGGCCTGCCGGGTGCTGGTGGTGACCACCTTCGGTCGGCCCGGCTACCTGCGCCGGGCGATGGAGGCCGGTGCGAACGGCTTCGTGGTCAAGGACACGCCGGCCCGGCAGCTCGCCGAGGCGGTCCGCCGGGTGCACGCCGGCCTGCGGGTGGTCGACCCGACGTTGGCTGCGGAGACCCTGGCCACCGGGGCCAGCCCGCTGACCGAGCGGGAGACCGGGGTGCTCCGGGCGGCCCGGGGCGGTGGCACGGTCGCCGACGTGGCGAGGGAGTTGCACCTGTCCGAGGGGACGGTACGCAACCACTTCTCGGCGGCGATCGGCAAGACCGGCGCCCGCAACCGGGCCGAGGCGGTAAGCATCGCCGAGCAGAACGGCTGGCTGCTCGGCGAGTGA